A window of Sphingobacterium sp. lm-10 contains these coding sequences:
- a CDS encoding DUF4293 domain-containing protein — translation MIQRIQSVWLLLSGLVLMTLFLFPYVSYIDLVGLGKQIYVSGIYTSVNNESVKQDTFILQSIVAVFIAVMPIVLIFLYKNRKRQIKFIFLQMVLIVLFAIWMYVSANNVLSVNNQYLGANNIGIGFFLLPVSIIFLSIALGAIRNDEKLIKSADRLR, via the coding sequence ATGATACAACGTATACAATCCGTCTGGCTTCTACTTTCAGGTCTCGTATTGATGACCTTGTTTTTATTTCCTTATGTAAGTTATATAGATTTAGTGGGGCTAGGTAAGCAAATCTATGTTTCCGGGATTTATACCTCTGTGAACAATGAAAGCGTAAAGCAAGACACCTTTATCTTGCAAAGCATTGTAGCGGTATTTATCGCGGTCATGCCAATTGTCCTTATCTTCTTGTACAAGAATCGTAAGCGACAAATCAAATTCATCTTTTTGCAAATGGTTCTCATTGTATTATTTGCAATTTGGATGTATGTAAGTGCTAATAATGTGTTGTCGGTAAACAATCAGTATTTAGGAGCAAATAACATCGGCATTGGCTTCTTTCTGCTACCTGTATCCATCATTTTTCTATCCATAGCGTTGGGTGCGATTCGCAATGATGAGAAGTTGATCAAATCGGCCGATCGTCTCCGTTAA
- a CDS encoding Crp/Fnr family transcriptional regulator, translating into MFENIIKNVTKWITLTEEEQTLFISFLESKTVPNKTILLREGEICQFEGYIKKGCIRIYYMDEKGAEVILSFAVEDWWVSDIASFHESKPSNFFIEALEDTEMDILTPKTKEELLSAIPKFERVFRMLVQRNLSTVQNRLVNTISKTATERYLDFIKLYPSVPLRVPQYYIASYLGISPEFVSTIRKRLSIK; encoded by the coding sequence ATGTTTGAAAACATTATTAAAAACGTCACCAAATGGATCACATTAACGGAAGAGGAGCAAACTTTATTTATCAGTTTTCTGGAAAGTAAAACCGTTCCTAATAAAACAATTTTGCTTCGAGAAGGGGAGATTTGTCAGTTTGAAGGGTACATCAAAAAGGGTTGTATTCGGATCTATTATATGGACGAAAAAGGAGCAGAAGTTATTTTATCTTTTGCCGTAGAAGATTGGTGGGTTAGTGATATCGCTTCATTTCATGAAAGTAAACCATCTAATTTCTTTATAGAAGCTTTGGAAGATACAGAAATGGATATTCTTACCCCTAAAACCAAAGAAGAATTGTTATCTGCTATTCCGAAATTTGAACGGGTCTTTCGAATGTTGGTACAAAGAAACCTTTCTACCGTCCAAAACAGATTGGTAAACACCATTTCAAAAACGGCGACAGAACGATATCTCGATTTCATAAAATTATATCCCTCCGTACCCTTAAGAGTGCCACAATATTACATTGCTTCGTATTTGGGCATCTCTCCTGAATTTGTCAGTACAATAAGGAAGAGATTATCGATTAAATAA
- a CDS encoding tRNA-(ms[2]io[6]A)-hydroxylase, producing the protein MLGLKLLTDPRWANVAESNLEEILTDHAWCEQKAASNAISLITQNSEYEDLVHELTAIAIEEMEHFQMVIDIIKERGYTLGRERKDDYVGRLMKFSKKDGSRNQAFIDRLLFAAMIEARSCERFRVLSKNLQDDKLSKFYHDLMVSEANHYTTFLNFAKKYTEGVDVDKRWQEWLAFEGELIQSYGTKEQIHG; encoded by the coding sequence ATGTTAGGATTGAAATTACTGACGGATCCAAGGTGGGCAAACGTAGCGGAGTCTAACCTAGAAGAAATACTGACAGACCATGCGTGGTGCGAGCAGAAGGCTGCTTCGAACGCGATCTCGCTGATCACACAAAATTCGGAATACGAAGATCTCGTACACGAATTGACTGCTATCGCGATCGAAGAGATGGAGCATTTTCAAATGGTGATTGATATTATCAAAGAACGCGGCTACACCTTAGGCCGGGAGCGCAAAGATGACTACGTCGGTCGATTGATGAAATTTTCTAAAAAAGACGGCTCGAGAAACCAAGCCTTTATTGATCGATTATTATTTGCCGCGATGATCGAAGCACGTAGTTGCGAACGCTTCCGTGTCTTGTCGAAGAACCTGCAGGATGATAAGCTGTCCAAGTTTTATCATGACCTAATGGTGTCCGAAGCAAATCATTATACCACCTTCCTCAATTTCGCCAAGAAATATACTGAAGGGGTGGATGTAGACAAGCGTTGGCAGGAATGGCTCGCTTTCGAAGGCGAGCTGATTCAGAGCTACGGCACCAAAGAACAGATCCACGGTTAA
- a CDS encoding M48 family metallopeptidase — MRVLKVQQITNKTEQKLGDLFWNVFRKSEQENRDSLVVGKMDSIVSHICDANKIDRKRLKVHVLMNNQVNAFALPDGHLVIYSGLIARVENQEELVGVICHELAHIQLNHVMKKLVKEVGLSVLLSMTTGNTGAEVIKETAKLLSSSAFDRSMEKEADIKAVDYLINANVNPEPFANFLCKLSKGDDDTNKYLSWVSTHPDSQERAEYVFKYSNGRGNSYKSILSSAGWKELKDRSSQTSE; from the coding sequence ATGCGCGTTTTGAAAGTTCAGCAAATCACCAATAAGACAGAACAAAAATTAGGGGATCTGTTTTGGAATGTTTTTAGAAAGTCAGAACAAGAAAATCGGGATAGCTTGGTTGTGGGTAAGATGGATAGTATTGTTTCGCATATCTGCGATGCAAATAAGATTGACCGAAAGAGATTGAAAGTACATGTTTTAATGAACAATCAAGTCAATGCTTTCGCGCTCCCAGATGGTCATTTAGTGATTTACAGTGGTTTGATTGCTCGTGTGGAAAATCAGGAAGAGTTAGTCGGTGTGATTTGTCATGAACTGGCTCACATCCAGTTGAATCATGTGATGAAGAAGTTAGTTAAGGAGGTCGGCCTCTCGGTTCTGTTATCCATGACAACGGGTAATACAGGTGCAGAAGTGATTAAAGAAACAGCAAAGTTACTTTCTTCATCTGCCTTTGATAGGAGTATGGAAAAAGAAGCAGATATCAAAGCGGTTGATTATCTCATAAACGCAAATGTGAACCCTGAACCCTTTGCAAATTTTCTCTGCAAATTATCAAAGGGTGATGACGATACCAATAAATACCTAAGTTGGGTGAGCACCCATCCGGATTCTCAGGAAAGAGCAGAATATGTTTTTAAATACAGTAATGGAAGAGGAAATAGTTATAAATCAATCCTTTCTAGCGCTGGCTGGAAGGAGTTGAAAGATAGGTCTTCACAAACCTCTGAGTAG
- a CDS encoding LLM class flavin-dependent oxidoreductase, which yields MELGIGMFGDLQIDQKTGAIQAPQQRLKEILAEIKLMDEVGVDFFGMGEHHRADYAVASPEIILAAASSVTKRIKLGSAVSVISSSDPVKLYQDFATVDLLSDGRAELMAGRGSFIESFPLFGYDLKDYSSLFTEKLSLLLQINNNETVNWTGKHRASLINQEIYPRAVKKLPIWIAVGGTTESVIRAGKLGLPVMFAIIGGSYASFQSLFEVYQQAYTDSGHDMANFQVGVHMHAFFGENSKAIAEWYYPFYAAQMNRVGASRGWPPYQRTQYDYGRSTHGHLLVGNANEMVDKILQIQESFGLTRFAAHMDVGSPDHQQMMKSIEIYGTQIIPKVKEALGR from the coding sequence ATGGAATTAGGCATAGGCATGTTTGGAGATCTTCAGATAGATCAAAAAACGGGAGCAATACAAGCACCACAACAACGATTAAAAGAAATTTTAGCAGAAATTAAACTGATGGATGAGGTGGGAGTAGACTTCTTCGGCATGGGCGAACACCATCGCGCAGACTATGCTGTAGCTTCGCCAGAGATTATTCTGGCCGCAGCTTCTTCTGTCACCAAACGCATCAAATTGGGCAGCGCCGTGTCTGTAATCAGCTCCAGTGATCCGGTGAAATTGTACCAGGATTTTGCAACAGTGGATCTGTTATCTGATGGACGTGCCGAACTTATGGCCGGACGAGGGTCCTTCATTGAATCCTTCCCTCTATTTGGCTATGATTTGAAGGATTACAGCTCACTTTTCACGGAAAAGCTGAGCTTACTTTTGCAGATCAACAACAATGAGACTGTCAATTGGACAGGTAAGCATCGTGCTTCGTTGATCAACCAGGAAATCTATCCTCGGGCAGTTAAAAAGCTACCTATTTGGATAGCGGTAGGTGGCACAACAGAATCTGTGATTCGCGCAGGCAAACTGGGCTTACCCGTGATGTTTGCTATCATAGGTGGGTCTTATGCCAGCTTCCAATCCTTATTTGAGGTATACCAACAAGCCTATACCGACAGTGGCCATGACATGGCGAACTTTCAGGTCGGTGTGCATATGCATGCTTTCTTCGGTGAAAACTCCAAAGCGATTGCAGAATGGTATTATCCGTTTTATGCGGCACAGATGAATCGCGTAGGTGCATCACGAGGTTGGCCACCCTATCAGCGCACACAATATGATTACGGCCGCTCTACTCATGGGCATCTTCTAGTAGGTAACGCCAATGAGATGGTAGACAAAATTTTGCAAATTCAGGAATCTTTTGGACTGACGCGATTTGCAGCACATATGGATGTGGGAAGTCCAGATCATCAACAGATGATGAAATCTATTGAAATTTATGGCACTCAGATTATTCCTAAAGTAAAAGAGGCGTTAGGCAGGTAG
- a CDS encoding M949_RS01915 family surface polysaccharide biosynthesis protein — protein MRPLLTVFVFLCCCAKLFSQVEPAPTTILSSEETTTLFPAAIRQALDITYPIFRVYKYTDELGCLYTVLTESNDQITEEGDTLNTKIKALQLLEEHGTLRKLWEVKDEIGPEESSIRFWTKFIDFVDHDRDGIVEPLLIYGTSAENGYDDGHVKILIYFKGQKIAIKHQNGILDSERITVVDRAFYNLPIALQDAVKDTIEMLQDDNLAIFPYGWQQALKKKKLRWTE, from the coding sequence ATGCGCCCATTATTGACTGTATTCGTATTTCTTTGCTGCTGCGCAAAGTTGTTTTCACAGGTAGAGCCTGCTCCTACAACAATACTGAGCTCAGAAGAGACGACAACATTATTTCCTGCTGCTATCCGGCAGGCCTTGGATATCACATATCCCATCTTTCGAGTATATAAATATACCGATGAATTGGGGTGCTTATATACTGTTTTGACAGAAAGCAATGACCAAATCACCGAGGAAGGCGACACGTTGAATACAAAGATTAAAGCACTGCAGCTTTTGGAAGAGCATGGTACACTCAGAAAACTATGGGAAGTAAAGGATGAAATTGGCCCCGAGGAATCTTCCATTCGATTTTGGACTAAATTTATTGATTTTGTAGATCATGACCGAGATGGTATAGTAGAACCCCTACTCATTTATGGTACATCTGCTGAAAACGGTTACGATGACGGTCATGTAAAGATTCTAATTTATTTCAAAGGGCAGAAGATCGCTATCAAGCATCAAAATGGTATTTTAGATTCCGAAAGAATAACTGTGGTCGATCGTGCATTTTACAATTTGCCAATTGCTTTACAAGATGCGGTCAAAGACACGATAGAAATGTTGCAGGATGATAATTTAGCCATCTTTCCGTATGGTTGGCAGCAAGCCTTGAAAAAGAAAAAGTTAAGGTGGACGGAATAG
- a CDS encoding dienelactone hydrolase family protein has translation MAHTLDIKTAGLDLDKAEKALIMLHGRGAAATDILSLSQHLNVVDFALLAPQATNYTWYPQSFIAPVEQNEPWLSSALEIVNQTVQSAFDAGIATENIYFFGFSQGACLTLEFLARNAQRYGGATAVIGGVIGERIDGRNYQGDFQQTPIFIGTSNPDSHVPVERVYASENILKEMNADVTVKVYDNFGHSINQDEIEWANKIVFK, from the coding sequence ATGGCACACACATTAGATATCAAAACCGCAGGATTAGACTTGGATAAAGCGGAAAAAGCTTTAATCATGTTGCACGGACGCGGTGCCGCTGCCACCGATATTTTGAGCTTGTCGCAGCATTTGAATGTGGTAGATTTTGCGCTATTGGCGCCACAGGCAACTAATTATACCTGGTACCCGCAATCGTTTATTGCACCGGTTGAGCAGAACGAGCCTTGGCTGAGTTCTGCACTAGAAATAGTCAACCAAACCGTTCAATCTGCTTTTGATGCTGGAATCGCCACGGAAAACATTTATTTCTTTGGTTTTTCGCAAGGCGCCTGCCTTACCCTTGAGTTTCTGGCAAGAAACGCGCAGAGATATGGTGGAGCCACTGCAGTTATAGGCGGTGTAATCGGTGAAAGAATTGACGGTCGCAACTACCAAGGAGATTTTCAACAAACACCCATCTTCATCGGAACAAGCAATCCTGATTCACACGTCCCTGTCGAACGCGTCTATGCGTCGGAAAATATTTTGAAAGAAATGAATGCGGACGTGACGGTGAAGGTATACGATAACTTTGGACACTCCATTAATCAAGACGAAATAGAATGGGCTAATAAAATAGTGTTTAAATAG
- a CDS encoding SulP family inorganic anion transporter produces the protein MIKPSHFPSIRDINIKNEILAGLTVAMTMIPESLSFAILAGLSPLTGLYAAFLMGLVTSILGGRPGMVSGGAGATVVTLIALASTHGVEYLFGAVVLAGMLQFTVGLFKLGKFVRLIPQPVMYGFLNGLAVIIFLAQIEQFKIPGNSSVWMSGTPLYIMLGLTLLTIAIVIGLPRLTKAVPSSLVAILVVFGLVTYFGVDTKKVIDIASVSGSLPGFHIPQIPFTLDALQLIFPYALVMAGVGLIESLLTLNMVDEITATKGKSNREAMAQGTANVVNGFFGGMGGCAMVAQTLVNLNAGAKTRLSAFVGAIAILLVILIGGPVIEMIPMAALVGVMMMVAISTFEWLSFRIINKFPKSDIFVGILVAIITVLLHNLALAVLVGVVISALVFAWDNAKRIRARKYLDGDGVKHYEIFGPLFFGSTTAFLEKFDVSEDPDTIVINFKESRVVDMSAIDALHKVTERYAKLGKKVYLRYLSPDCRTLLSNASGIVEVNIMEDPTYKVMPDD, from the coding sequence ATGATAAAACCTTCACATTTCCCCTCCATTCGTGATATCAACATCAAAAATGAAATATTAGCCGGACTCACAGTCGCGATGACTATGATTCCGGAATCGCTCTCCTTCGCCATTCTGGCAGGCCTTTCTCCACTTACCGGATTGTACGCGGCGTTCTTAATGGGATTAGTAACCTCCATATTAGGTGGAAGACCCGGAATGGTTTCCGGCGGAGCCGGTGCTACTGTGGTGACTTTAATCGCGTTAGCCTCAACCCATGGGGTGGAATACCTATTCGGGGCGGTAGTACTCGCAGGTATGCTCCAATTCACCGTCGGATTATTCAAACTGGGAAAGTTTGTACGATTAATTCCACAACCTGTGATGTATGGGTTTCTAAATGGCCTGGCAGTCATTATCTTTCTGGCACAGATCGAGCAGTTTAAGATCCCCGGCAATTCCTCCGTATGGATGAGTGGCACACCGCTGTATATTATGCTTGGGTTGACGCTACTCACCATCGCAATCGTCATTGGACTACCAAGACTTACAAAAGCAGTTCCTTCCTCCCTCGTCGCCATATTGGTCGTTTTCGGCCTAGTCACTTATTTTGGAGTCGACACTAAGAAAGTGATCGACATCGCCTCTGTTAGTGGCTCTTTGCCCGGCTTTCATATTCCGCAGATTCCGTTTACGCTAGATGCGTTGCAACTCATCTTTCCGTATGCCCTGGTGATGGCCGGTGTGGGGCTGATCGAATCGCTCTTGACATTGAATATGGTCGACGAGATTACCGCAACAAAAGGAAAATCCAACCGGGAAGCGATGGCACAGGGCACCGCAAACGTAGTCAATGGTTTTTTTGGTGGCATGGGTGGTTGCGCGATGGTAGCTCAAACCCTAGTAAATCTTAACGCTGGGGCGAAGACCCGTTTATCCGCTTTTGTTGGCGCGATTGCTATTCTATTAGTAATATTGATTGGTGGCCCTGTAATCGAAATGATTCCTATGGCTGCCCTTGTCGGTGTCATGATGATGGTCGCCATCTCTACCTTTGAATGGCTCAGTTTTAGAATTATCAATAAGTTTCCAAAGTCCGACATCTTTGTCGGAATACTCGTAGCCATCATCACCGTACTGTTACATAATCTGGCACTAGCAGTGCTAGTCGGCGTGGTCATCTCCGCGCTAGTCTTTGCCTGGGACAATGCTAAACGCATTCGAGCGCGGAAATACCTGGATGGAGATGGCGTGAAGCATTATGAGATTTTCGGGCCATTGTTCTTTGGTTCTACGACAGCCTTCCTGGAAAAATTTGACGTGAGTGAAGATCCGGATACTATCGTGATCAACTTTAAGGAAAGTCGTGTAGTGGATATGTCTGCTATAGATGCCCTTCACAAAGTCACCGAGCGATATGCCAAGCTAGGAAAGAAAGTATACCTTCGTTATCTAAGTCCAGACTGTAGAACCTTGCTTTCCAATGCTTCTGGCATCGTGGAGGTCAATATCATGGAAGATCCAACGTATAAAGTTATGCCCGATGATTAG
- a CDS encoding GNAT family N-acetyltransferase — translation MERIEVILDEKNIGEIQLFSDDKKAGKMDISISRDLLRVFHTEVDEEHNGKGFAKLLLNKLVSYAREHSLKIIPLCPFVHAQFKRRPEEFQDVWYKKLHS, via the coding sequence ATGGAAAGGATTGAAGTAATTTTAGACGAAAAAAACATCGGAGAAATCCAGCTATTCTCTGACGATAAAAAAGCCGGAAAGATGGATATATCTATTTCCAGAGATTTGCTCCGCGTATTTCATACCGAAGTAGACGAGGAGCACAATGGCAAGGGATTTGCCAAGTTGTTGCTGAATAAGTTGGTGTCGTACGCCAGGGAGCACAGTTTAAAAATAATCCCACTTTGTCCTTTTGTACACGCGCAATTTAAGCGTCGTCCTGAGGAGTTTCAGGATGTATGGTATAAAAAATTGCATAGCTAA
- a CDS encoding ring-cleaving dioxygenase, translating to MENKILGLHHITAIANQAKRNLDFYTHILGLRLVKKTVNFDDPGTYHFYFGNETGAPGTILTFFPWEGIGQGINGAGQATHIGYAIAPEAYDFWKQRLGTHNIVVEENEIFGEKTLSFKDPDGLQLQFIVPKSTDNRTPWSTPEITTQNGLKGFHNVTLTLKNSEPTIKVLTDILGYSMEKQEGNRFRLSTDTIDTANIVDIMEDETTPYGRGAAGTNHHIAFRVKDDHVLMDFREKVLSAGLQITPKIDRDYFYSLYFREPGGVLFELATDNPGFTKDEPLAELGRHLKLPKQYEGRRHDIEQSLPQL from the coding sequence ATGGAAAATAAGATATTAGGCTTGCATCACATTACTGCTATTGCCAACCAAGCAAAAAGGAATTTGGATTTCTATACGCATATTTTAGGACTGCGGTTGGTAAAAAAGACCGTGAACTTTGATGATCCCGGAACCTACCATTTCTATTTCGGAAACGAAACTGGTGCTCCCGGCACTATTTTAACGTTTTTCCCTTGGGAAGGCATTGGGCAGGGCATCAACGGCGCCGGGCAGGCCACGCACATTGGTTATGCCATCGCTCCGGAAGCATACGACTTCTGGAAGCAAAGATTAGGCACTCATAATATAGTGGTAGAGGAAAATGAAATATTCGGGGAGAAGACGCTATCATTTAAAGATCCAGACGGATTGCAGTTGCAATTCATTGTACCGAAAAGTACTGATAACCGCACACCCTGGAGTACGCCGGAAATAACTACCCAAAATGGACTGAAGGGTTTTCACAATGTAACCTTGACGTTGAAAAACTCGGAGCCAACGATTAAAGTACTGACGGACATCTTGGGATATAGCATGGAAAAGCAGGAAGGAAACCGTTTCCGCCTTTCTACAGATACCATAGATACGGCAAACATAGTGGATATCATGGAGGATGAAACGACTCCTTACGGGCGTGGAGCTGCTGGAACCAATCATCACATTGCTTTTCGGGTGAAGGATGATCACGTACTGATGGATTTCCGGGAAAAAGTATTATCCGCAGGCCTACAGATCACACCAAAGATTGATCGCGATTATTTTTATTCCTTATATTTCCGGGAACCTGGAGGAGTGTTGTTTGAATTGGCGACCGACAATCCTGGCTTCACAAAAGATGAGCCTCTGGCGGAGTTAGGTCGTCATTTGAAATTGCCTAAACAATATGAAGGACGAAGACACGATATAGAACAGAGTTTACCACAGTTATAA
- a CDS encoding DUF4870 domain-containing protein: MIRIRHFGYTPAENEEESASNSYLMSLVAIIAGLPLPIVNLIATLIFYMANRKSTFFVRWHCTQALLSQFSMLLINSVAFWWTISILFIGKVPTSNYVAYIIAVILFNLAEFIVTIYTAIQTRKGIHVEWWFYGSLTNLICRPTA, translated from the coding sequence ATGATACGAATAAGACACTTTGGATATACGCCAGCGGAAAATGAGGAGGAGTCAGCTTCAAATAGTTATTTGATGTCATTGGTAGCCATCATTGCTGGGCTGCCGTTGCCGATTGTCAACCTGATTGCCACGCTGATATTTTATATGGCAAATCGGAAATCAACCTTCTTTGTACGATGGCATTGTACGCAGGCGTTGCTATCTCAATTTAGTATGCTTCTGATCAACAGCGTTGCTTTTTGGTGGACTATTTCCATATTATTTATTGGTAAAGTACCCACCAGCAACTACGTTGCATACATTATCGCCGTTATACTTTTTAACTTGGCAGAATTTATTGTTACCATCTATACGGCCATCCAAACCCGGAAGGGTATTCATGTGGAATGGTGGTTTTACGGCTCATTGACAAACCTAATTTGTAGACCCACTGCATGA
- a CDS encoding GNAT family N-acetyltransferase yields MVLDLQPTLENDLVILKPLKATDFEELYATANDPAIWAGHPNKNRWQREIFQTFFEGAMRSGGAFLIIDRQTAKIIGSTRYYNYDRENRSIFVGYTFYATAYWGKGINPIVKRIMLNHVFPFVDKVQFHVGAENLRSQIAVTRLGAVKVDELEMSYFGEPSRFNYVYELRKSDYFEKLP; encoded by the coding sequence ATGGTATTAGACTTACAACCAACTTTAGAAAACGATCTGGTCATCCTCAAACCGTTGAAAGCAACGGACTTTGAGGAGCTGTATGCAACGGCTAACGATCCTGCTATCTGGGCAGGACATCCTAATAAGAATCGTTGGCAACGAGAGATTTTTCAAACTTTCTTCGAAGGCGCCATGCGAAGTGGTGGTGCATTTCTAATTATTGATAGGCAAACAGCAAAGATTATCGGGAGTACACGCTATTACAATTATGATCGGGAAAATAGAAGCATTTTTGTGGGTTATACTTTCTATGCTACTGCCTATTGGGGAAAGGGAATAAATCCTATTGTAAAGAGGATCATGTTGAATCATGTATTTCCCTTTGTAGATAAGGTTCAATTTCACGTCGGAGCCGAAAATCTGCGCTCTCAGATCGCGGTGACACGCTTGGGAGCGGTGAAAGTAGATGAGCTAGAGATGTCCTATTTCGGTGAGCCGTCGCGATTTAATTATGTGTATGAGCTTCGTAAAAGTGATTACTTTGAAAAACTGCCGTAG
- a CDS encoding glycosyltransferase family 4 protein produces the protein MHCKKLFVIGQVWPEPTSSAAGWRMLQLLHLFLDQYDEVHFGSAAAHSPHSHPLEEMGIVCHEILLNSSSFDALIQELNPDVVVFDRFMIEEQFGWRVAEHCPQAVRILDTEDLHFLRLARQEAYRQQIAWSDDLLYSPTAMRELAAIYRCDLSIIISRSEYQLLVDQFRIQESLLHYLPFFLEKLMDLASLPRFEDRKNMIFIGNFLHEPNWKTVELLKTTYWPAIRKAMPEVELHIYGAYASQKVEQLHRPQEGFLIKGRATNAQQTIQSYRLLLAPIPFGAGLKGKFVDAMMTGTPSISSRLGAEGMNPEHWPGSVADTPETFVSQTVDLYTHSGYWQEKQALIPQALSNLMADEQVQDAFIIRIADLSKNISLHRNENIVGRILAQDQYAAKKYMSRWIEAKNIAGL, from the coding sequence ATGCATTGCAAAAAGCTCTTTGTCATTGGTCAAGTATGGCCAGAGCCGACCTCTTCGGCTGCCGGATGGCGTATGTTGCAACTACTTCATTTGTTCTTAGATCAGTATGATGAAGTACATTTTGGTTCGGCCGCGGCACACTCTCCACATAGTCATCCCTTGGAAGAGATGGGTATTGTGTGCCACGAAATCCTGCTGAATAGCAGCTCTTTTGACGCATTGATACAAGAGCTGAATCCAGATGTGGTTGTATTTGATCGCTTTATGATAGAGGAGCAATTTGGTTGGCGCGTGGCAGAGCACTGTCCGCAGGCAGTTCGTATCCTGGATACAGAAGATCTGCACTTCCTACGGTTGGCAAGGCAGGAAGCCTATCGCCAACAGATAGCTTGGTCCGATGATCTATTGTATTCGCCGACGGCCATGCGAGAGCTGGCCGCGATCTACCGCTGTGATCTTTCTATTATTATTTCGCGCAGCGAATACCAGCTGTTAGTAGATCAATTTCGTATACAGGAATCTTTGTTGCATTATCTCCCATTTTTTTTGGAAAAATTAATGGATCTAGCATCTCTGCCTCGGTTTGAAGATAGAAAAAACATGATTTTTATAGGGAATTTTTTGCACGAGCCGAACTGGAAAACAGTGGAATTACTCAAAACAACCTATTGGCCAGCTATCCGCAAAGCGATGCCGGAGGTAGAGTTGCATATCTACGGAGCATATGCTTCACAAAAAGTGGAGCAACTTCATCGGCCACAAGAGGGGTTTCTTATTAAAGGTCGAGCAACAAATGCCCAACAAACTATACAATCGTACCGGTTACTGTTAGCGCCGATTCCTTTCGGCGCCGGACTAAAAGGAAAGTTTGTGGACGCGATGATGACGGGTACGCCTTCTATTTCTTCTCGCTTAGGTGCCGAAGGAATGAATCCCGAACATTGGCCAGGTAGCGTGGCCGATACGCCAGAAACATTCGTTTCTCAAACGGTGGATTTATACACACATAGCGGCTATTGGCAAGAGAAGCAGGCACTAATCCCGCAAGCCCTAAGCAATTTGATGGCAGACGAACAGGTACAAGATGCCTTCATCATAAGAATCGCCGATCTGAGCAAAAACATCAGCCTGCATCGGAATGAAAATATAGTAGGTCGGATTTTGGCACAGGATCAGTATGCTGCCAAGAAATACATGTCGCGATGGATCGAAGCAAAGAATATTGCCGGTCTTTAA
- a CDS encoding DUF2892 domain-containing protein, producing the protein MSNLIRIVIASIMVIGTATLFWFGLWGWGILAVLVTILAWVTVFFNEKMLLAQWHLRKENMGKAELWLKKIKNFQKELVPAQHGYYHMLLGLIESQKAPLQAEKFFKKALSMGLHMDHNVALAKLSLAGIAMAKRDKRGAEKLLSEAKRADKNKLLEEQIKMMKSQMGMMDKQQFRYSR; encoded by the coding sequence ATGTCTAATTTAATACGTATTGTCATAGCCAGCATAATGGTGATTGGAACCGCTACACTATTCTGGTTTGGGCTATGGGGCTGGGGTATATTGGCTGTTTTAGTAACTATCTTAGCTTGGGTAACCGTATTTTTTAACGAAAAAATGTTGCTTGCGCAGTGGCACCTGCGCAAAGAAAATATGGGAAAGGCAGAACTTTGGTTGAAAAAAATCAAGAACTTCCAGAAAGAATTGGTGCCAGCACAGCACGGTTATTATCATATGCTGCTAGGGCTTATTGAATCACAAAAGGCGCCATTGCAAGCAGAAAAGTTCTTTAAGAAAGCTTTATCCATGGGTTTACACATGGATCACAACGTTGCGTTGGCAAAATTAAGCCTCGCAGGAATTGCTATGGCGAAACGTGATAAACGTGGTGCCGAAAAATTATTGTCTGAAGCAAAGAGAGCGGACAAAAATAAATTACTGGAAGAGCAGATTAAAATGATGAAATCTCAGATGGGTATGATGGATAAGCAACAGTTTCGCTATTCCAGATAA